The following nucleotide sequence is from Tachyglossus aculeatus isolate mTacAcu1 chromosome 11, mTacAcu1.pri, whole genome shotgun sequence.
cattcattcattcaatcatatttattgagcgcttactgtgtgcagagcaccatactaaataatAACTGGGAATGATCTCTCTTCCATGCGTAATCTTTTTTGTGGCTGGGAAGACTGGAGAGCACCCCTTGGCCATTTCTCGGTTTTTGACCGGAAGTCTTGAGGAATCCCTGTATATAACCCTGAAATTTTCCATTTCCCATTTTATCCTTACGCAATCGTTTGACCACGGGGGATTTTTttgttcctcttcttccccttttcacTCTCCATAAGAATGCCAGCCTACGGGGAAGCAGACAGTTCaagagaggtggaggagacagacaaccagaAAACTACCAGACGCCCAGGTACTGATTTTGCTGACTCTTCATTTACTAACTGGGATGGTTATGGGTTCACTATATTCAACTGtatcctagataataataataataataatggcatttattaagcgcttactgtgtgcaatgcactgttctaagtactggggattgAATTCAAATGACAGAAATGGGAGAAATcccattaacttgtacttcccaagcgctaagtacagtgctctgcacacagtaagcgctcaataaatatgattgatgatgatgatgatgattactggaaGGGCTTTCCAAGCAGCAAAGTAATGATCTAATTTGTAATTGCAatttgtaattatggtatttgttaagcacttactaggtgaaaaacattgttctaagtattggtttagatacaagttcaggaggttggacacagtccctgtctaatatggggctcacagtcttaagagggagaacaggtactgaatctccattttatatttgaggaaactgagggagagagaagttaagcgacttgcccaaggtcatacagcaggcaaggggcagagccaggattagaactcaggtcctctggctcccaggcctgtggtctttccactaagtcacgccgcttctcgaaATAGATTTCTGTATCTCTGCCACCTCTCTACTCAGATTGGTGTTTTTCAAAGCAATTGCTATTTTTCTTGGCTTGTGGTTTTTGAGGACATGCTTGCCATTTGCGCAGTGCTGAATCCTGCCCCAGCCTGAATCCTGGTCTGGGCGAAGGTTGGTTCCATCGCTAtgggctgagcgcttagtacagtgctctgcacacagtaagcgctcaataaatacgattgatgacgatgagccGCTCGGCACAGTTACTGAACAGCAGACGGCaatccctcccaagccctgggcCGAGTGTTGGTGGGAGTGTTGATTGagactcctcttttctcctcctgtcCAGGTTTGGAATCACCCATGGCCAGAGTACCAGACCAGTCCAGTGACCTGATGGATTGCTACAGGTAAGCAGAGGCGAATTTGGCAGGGAGATTTGGGCAAGTGGTTACcccagataatcaatcagttggccttcactgagtgcttactatgtgcacagcactgtactaagtgcttaggagtaaagagggaataataacaacagtaaccataataataatatttattatgctctttctatttaACCTGGCACGGTGGGGTAGAAACAGATTAATCAGAGCAAAACCAATTCCTTTTCTACTCGGGGACCACAGtctaagaagtttggagaggagggatttaatccatattttacagaagaAAACACTGAAGCCCaggtgggctaataataataatgatggcatttgttaagcacttactatgtgcaaagcactgttctaagcgctggcggggggggggtacaaggtgatcaagttgtcccacgtggggctcacagtcctaatcccctttttacagatgaggtaactgaggctcagagaagttaagtgacttgctcaaggtcacacagaagatatgtggcggagtcaggattcgaacccatgacctctgactccaaagcccgggccctttccactgagccacgctgcttctagactaatATAGGCTAATATAGTAGTCCTATAGTAGTCCTAGTGGaaaggctaggattagaacctagatagtaataatagtagtagtagtttttattagctgcttactgtgtgcagagcactgtagtaatcactgggagagaatagacaggtgggaattagacaaggtccctgtccatcatgggactCATAAAGAGATTATCTAAAATGTTTTAGAGCTATCTAAgagacattattattagtgttattatttgttttcttagcatttactatgtgccaagcactctcctaagtagcTAGgctagacccaagataatcagatggatgcagtccctgtcccacatgagctcacagtctaagggggaggaagaagaggtacttaatccccattttacagattagaaaactgagcactgagaagttagatgacttgcccaagatcacaaaccaggcaagtagtggagctgggattagaacccagatctcctaccTCCCAGTCTCTCAGGTGCCCTTCCAAGGAAGGCCCCTCAGGcatgtgagaggaaggaggaactgGGATGGCGTGGGTATCTTTCAAAGTGGAGAAATGAGAAAAGGGGTGATGGGGGCTCCCACGCACAGGGGTTTACTTCTGCGATGTCCTTAGGTTCCCGGGAAAGAAGGGAAATTCTGGTGACACTACCGGCACAATGTCAAATCTAGCCAGTGATGGAGGGTTGGCTTCAGGCCTTCTACAAGACAATAGGCCTGAGTCCCACTCTGGCTGGCCCTGGGCTGGTGTGGGACAACCATGAGGCTCCCTGCAGGCAGGGCAAGGCTAGAATTTGGGTTTCTGTGGCTTCTTTCTGCAAGCATGGGGCCACCACGGGGGACGGTGGGCAGCTCTGCCCGCTCTGTCCACTCAGTCTAGGGGGCTCTGGTGGGTAGGGGTGCCGCCGCTGGGCTCACTAGACTCAGATGGGTGGTAAAGGCCTTTCCTGGGGCTTTGGGAGATCTAACTGAAAGATTGCCTGTGGCTTTTTacagtggagatggagaagagcagTTCTATGAAGACAACGGTCCCAGTCAAGTAAAGGTGAGGGCCTGTGCTGAGATCCGCTTCCCAGGTGGTGGGGGATTTGATATCCTGGGCAGGAACTAAATGAAGGCCTCCTCATTCAGGCGTTTGCataaaggagggggaggatgagaggtATTGAGTAAGGGGCAATGGAGAATGAGCGATACCCCATTGAGGGGCATCTTTCCAGGAGAGAGCATGAGTGAGGCTTTCAGGCACCGCAAGCAGCTGCCACCTCCTTCTAACAACCCTCCCGAATCTTACAAGGTGGCTGGGGGCAAAGCCACCAGAAACTCAGTGGGACTGATCCCTGGGCAGTAGGGAAGGCCCATGAAGACAACTCTGAGTAGGTGAAGCTGGGAacccactagattgtaggctcctggagggtagggatcatgtctatttactctattgaactctcccaagtgcctagtatagtgtgcCGTACCCAggattgctcagtaaatgctactgattgattggggacccCTAAATTCCAACCTcctttgttccctgcccagagcggtTTCCAGGACCTGAAGGCAAGGACATGCCAGGAGGCAAGAGCGTGTCAGGAGGATGATTGCTCACCGTGCCAGATGGGCATCGAGCTGAAGGTCACAGAACTCTCCTCCAGCCGAGGCTTCCGCAGGGCGGTGGTCCTCGTTGTCGCCATGGAGAAGCTAAAGAGGCAGGTGGTGGCCTGCGACATGTCATTTATGGACAGGGACCTGATGGACATCTTCACCACCATCTTCAAGGAAGGTGGGTGTAGGAGACCCTGGACCCCACTACTAGCCTGGGAGCAGCCCCTTCCAGGGCTGTCCACCTGGTCACACACTCCAGTGCTCTTGGGATCTCAGTTCCTAGAAAGTCCCGGGCCCGGGTAGGCGGAGAGtgccagagggagagagggagggaggttctGTGGTTACATTCTTAACCAAAGTTGGTGTCCAGAGTGAGTCAGTGActcaggggtgggcagggaggaaaggggaaggtttCTGTTCTGAAACTAGCTCAGTCtgccttgagggagggagggacatctCCTACGCAGACATTCTCGGCTATAATTTGATATTTCCAAGGGTcagtttcctttttaaaaaagggcCTGAGGGGCGGGGCGTTCTGTGTTAGCCTCACCCTACTGTGTCCCTTCCAGCAATGCCCATCAGGACCCAGGGGGCCGAAGGCTTAGGGCCACTTttccctaatcccggctctgccacttgtctgctgtgtgaccgtgggcaagtcacttctctctgcctcagttacctcacctataaaatggggattgagactgtgagccccacgtgggacagggactgcgttcaacccgatttgcttgtatctactcagcgcttagtacagtgcttggtccatagtaagtgctcaacagataccataataataataataattattacccactaatcactttgatactcaccccacccacacccccaGATCCTTACACTCTGTcgcttcccctatctgaaatatattttaatgcctgcctggcacactgtaaactccttgagggcagggatcgtgcctaccaagtgcactgtactctcccaagcgcacacagtaagctctcagtagatagCCCTGATTGACGGACTGATCGATGAGCCGACGTCGCAGCCTCCACTCCGGCACCCGGGGGTTCCGGGTCGGGCTTCCGCGAGGCCCGCTTGGGAAGTCAGTCTTGAACGCTGCTCCATACCTCGGTGTGTTCCTCCCTTCAGAACCCGTCTCCTGTACCTCGTGGGAACAGACCTTGGTGACCGACTCAATCTACCACTACTTGAGATGCCAGGAGGTCACCATCTGGGACCAGGAGCACAAGAGCTTCACCCTGAACACCATGGCTAATCCCTGCGAGCTGCGAGCGCTGCACCTGATAGGTGCTAACGCCACCCAAGAAGGTGAATGGAGCCACTGCCTGCCCCACTTCCACCCACCGCCCACccaaatctcacacacacaccccccaccccacccccagcccccttagGCTAGGATTCCCCATGTCAGGTGAAGTTGGAGCTTAAGGCAATTTCCCAGATATTCCACCCAAAGTCCCCTCCGCTAACCCTAACCCCTCTGAGCCCGTGGTGAGGGCTGCAGTGGGCTGCTGGGGCCATTTCCTGGCTGCCAGGAGCCCATGAGGTGTGGGGACatgggtggtggccatttgggatTCGTCCTCAGAGTTCTGTTCTCTCCTGGATGctctctcctcatcctctcctcctttcctctcttctccagtGAAGTTAAACATGAACTTCTACTACAAGACGGAGCACCCGGCAGGTCCCACCGTGAAGCAGCCCGTGACTTTGGGGATCAAGGGGGGAAACCCAGGGAGCTTGTACCTGTCCTGTGTGAAGAAAGGCGACAAGCCCACTCTGCAGCTGGAGGTGAGTCCTTCACCCAAATCCTCTTGTCTCCTGGGGAGAGAGCCCTTCTGCCCTCATGGTCTGGGGCCTTAAGGTTCCCAAATATGAGTGCCAGCATGTATCCCTAGGTGCCAACTCCAGGGTGCCATGGAGGCCGCTGCCCCTCAAGCCCGCTGGctcgctccctctcctcctcccaaaggcCCGCCCTGACCCCCTACAGTTGACAAGTTGGCCTCCGGGCTTAGATGACACAAATCTGCACAATGAGATCGCCAGTCCCTAACTCCAAAATTTCAAAATAAAATGCAATCATTTAGCAAGACCTGAAGcttctgggggtcggggggaggggttAGCAGCtcagtctctcccttccttccgccCCAACAGTGTCACCCTCCCCAGTCAGCTGGGCAAGGGTTAAGTCCCTTGATCCACAAACTTTCTTGCACCTGCCCagctagggagaggaggagcaggaggagaggaaaaggaggaagcagtTGGGGATTAACCTGGGAATGGTACCTGCCTAGGACCCCTGAGTAGTCAGCCTCCAGGGAGACCTTTTCTAGGCCGGTCTCCCAACTTTGTGTAAATCacaggctggggaaggggcaagggCCCTTCCCGACTGCCCAGGGAGTGGAGACCCAGCATGTGTAGGAATTGGGAGAGCAGGAtctgagtcccagatctgccacaagGGAGGTCAGTGCCGACCCCGGCAGATACCAGATGCTCACGGGACAAAAACACATGCAACGCTCGTCAGAAGTCCATCTGAGTCTGTCCAAACCTAGGGTGTGTTTCCGGAGGTGACCTTCGCCTCCCTCCACTTGCTCTGGAGTCTCTGCGTTCATTCCCGCAGGTCCTTGTGGACCAGCCATCATTTCCAAGCCCAGAACTCAATAGCAGGAGCCATGGCCCAGGGTGGCTGAGcgcttaaaaaaacaaacaaaaaaaaactggaCAAAAAGGCGGACAGAGGACAGACCGCTGACAACAACATTGTCCAGCATAAAACTGGACAACTGGCCAcactctctgcctctggcctgctgtgtgaccttggacaagtcacttacacctctctgggcctcagttcccttatctgaaaatggggcAACAACTTCCTCGTCTTGCCTCACAGGAACACTGTGGGAAAACATTGACATGTAGTAgtagttccttcctctcccccttgtccccctttccatccccctcatcttacctccttcccatccccacagcacctgtatatatgtatatatgcttgtacatatttattactctatttatttatttatttatttattttacttgtacatatctattctatttaattttgttagtatgttgggttttgttctctgtctcccccttttagatgtgagcccactgtccccctcatcttaactccttcccttccccacagcacctgtatatatgtatatatgtttgtacatatttattactctatttatttatttattttacttgtacatatctattctatttattttattttgttagtatgtttggttttgttctctgtcttccccttttagatgtgagcccactgttgggtagggactgtctctatatgttgccaacttgtacttcccaagcgcttagtacagtgctctgcacactgtaagcgctcaataaatacgattgattgattgattagtcacgAGACTATATTGAGCGCCTGAGAGCGACACACTGTGCTATgtgtttgggaaagtccaacagcaGCAAGACTTGTAAAAGCTCTAGGCAGAAGCAAGATGTTATCACCAAGGACTATCCCCAGTCCTGCCCTCGGCTCCTAGTTCCTCTCGAGTTCACGTGGGGGGCCTTATCAATCGGACTTCTTGAGCCCCCACAGAAGGCGGTCTTTTCACGGGTTGGGTTGTCCGTTCTGTTGCAGGTGGTCAACCAGAGCGACCTTGAGGGGAAGAACCAGGAGCGCTTCATCTTCAATAAGTCCACCGAGGGGACGTCCACCACCTTCGAGTCGGCCGCCTACCCCAACTGGTACATCAGCACCTCCCGGGAGGAGGACGAGCCAGTCTTCTTGGGGGCCAGCAAGGGGGAAGAGGCCATCACCAATTTCTACCTCAACTAGTTCCAAACCCAAATCAGCAACTACTGGTTTCCAGCCGAACGCCTGTATGTACCACGTACACCATAGGGGGTGGTTCCTTGGttagaggggagatgaggaagttCCCAGAGCTCATGTCATACATGTGGCTCGGGTCGAagcccctatttatttatttatttatttaagatgCTGAAGGAGGAGGGCCCCTGGGAGCACCGGTGCCCCGGAATGTGGAGCCGGCGTCCCGGGGGTGCCCTCTGATGTGATTTTCCTAACGTATTGCAACTAATTTAATATTGTCTGTATTTAATGCCTTTCTGAAAGTGGAGGCTACTGAAatgaaaatggggactcagcTGTGCTGCTGTTGGTttaatgcatcattaataaacttTGGCTCAAAATGGATTCCTCTGTCTAGACATTGCCTTGGTGGTGCCCAAACCCCCTCCCCGAGCCTCACCCGAGCCTACGACCCACTTCCACCCCAGGTCCCGGGTCCAATCCTGACTCggcctggggctgggatgggtgtCTTTGGGTCGAAACCGGTTAGTCTAACTGGtgggcccctgtgggacacgggTGGGATCCCTAAGTTGTTGCCATCCAgtgtgggtggaggagggagggagaagtctTCCCGCCGCTGCAGTgcttaattccagctcctcctagTTCCTGCTCCTTATGGCTCCTTGGATCCTTCCCCAGGCCCCGGGTTGAATTTTCTGGGCTTCCCAGGGGTTAGTAGCAGAGGACTTTCTGGTTGCCTTGTGCTGAATTTCAGGGTCCCTACATGGCCAGGGTCAAACTCATCAAGTTCAttccttcatcttcattttagccAATGGGCAGTCTGCTTGCCCCTCAAaactaaatacacacacacacaagcacaaacaCATATTCTCATATGTATATACACTCATGTGCGCACATGCTCACAGCTGCTTTCTGTGATGCAACATGAATTTGAACAGTAGGCCACTTCACACTAGTCATGGAGGCTCCCTCAGCCTGgcggctcctctccctccctctgtccaccaTGGGGATCTTAACCCAAGCCCACCACCTGAGCACATCCATTTTGGTCAACGTGGTCTCCCCAAAACTCTAACCCTCTACAGTCTCCCTCTGAGATCAACGGACAAGCCTTAACAATGAcgactatagtatttgttaaacgcttactatgtgctaggccctgtgctaagtgcggggtggacacaaacaaatggggtcagacacagtccccgtcccacatggggctcacatctgagACTCCGGGACTAAGAACTTGTGTGGAGGAATTCATTCTGGGGCctgtgattagtgcagtgccacTCACCCTCTCTTGTCTCTGCCCTTCATATTCCTGCCAGGGCACAGGGTGCCACGGGCAAGTAGGAGGGGCATGGAGGTAGCACATTACCAAGGGCTTTCAGAGgttgatttttttcccatttagGACCCATGGGCGGCCGGAGAGCTCATAGCCTCATGCTGACCCTGTGCTGAAGCACCATGACCATAGAGTGCTACCGCTGCCTTCCCCGCGGTGTTTACTAGCTATTTTTCAAGATTCCCGCTGTGCCTGACCACCTTGTGGAATACTTCAGGCAGTTCTCTGGTCAGAAACCGTTATCCTGAAGGCCCAGACACAGGAGGCTTGGGTcgagaacctaggtctcctcgTTTCTGGAACTGGGCCCTTTCCTCTGGACCCTGGCCTAATCGTACCCTCAGCCAGAACCCTGGTCAAGCGAGCACATCAGGGGATTGGAACCACCCAGGGATGGTGCAGCGGGGAAAGTGGGTCGGGCCACTGAAAACCACAGTAGCAAGACAATCAGGAGCACAGAGTGATTCACAGCTGCACTCCAGTCCCCTTTGAAGcctgctctcccccctttccATTTTGGGAACCATTTTAAGCAGTTGTCTCCAACTACATGGTCAAGACTGCTGGGATCTATGCCAAGATACTGAAAAGGGGGCAAAGCTAGCATCGCAGTTAGACCGTTAGAAGAGTGTGTCACTGAATCATTGATCTGTAAAGTTGAGAAAAGTTTGATCTAAAGTTGATCTAAAATTGATC
It contains:
- the LOC119934295 gene encoding interleukin-1 beta-like, whose product is MARVPDQSSDLMDCYSGDGEEQFYEDNGPSQVKSGFQDLKARTCQEARACQEDDCSPCQMGIELKVTELSSSRGFRRAVVLVVAMEKLKRQVVACDMSFMDRDLMDIFTTIFKEEPVSCTSWEQTLVTDSIYHYLRCQEVTIWDQEHKSFTLNTMANPCELRALHLIGANATQEVKLNMNFYYKTEHPAGPTVKQPVTLGIKGGNPGSLYLSCVKKGDKPTLQLEVVNQSDLEGKNQERFIFNKSTEGTSTTFESAAYPNWYISTSREEDEPVFLGASKGEEAITNFYLN